The Acidobacteriota bacterium genome contains the following window.
CCTGAGTCGCCGCCCGCGATACCCTGCAGGTCGCTGAACTTAACAGTCGGCGGACGCTGCAAATTTGCCTGGATCTCGAGCCGGCGAAACATCGTGTCCTGCTCACGTTGGTAATTCTGGTTGTAACCGTTATTACCGGTTATGCGATCAGCCTTATCCGAGAGTCCCAGCTGCTCCGATGTCGTGAGACCCGCGCCCGGAACCATCTTCAGAGCATCCTTTTCACTCGCATCACGGGCCATGCGGTACTCGCCCGTTCCGGTTGGGTCGACAAACTCGATCTCCAGCCCATCACCGACCCCATCGAGGTGACGGTAAAACCAGATCTCAAACGGGTATGTACTCGTCGATCCGCCGCCTTCCCAGCTTGGACGATCATAGGAACCGCCAGACGGATGCGACTCGACGGAATCAGGCTTGCCATGCGCTATGTAAACGCGGCCGCGATCTGTCTTCCATCCCGGGATACCCGACGCGAAGTGCTGATTGGCATACGCGATACGTTCGTAATACTCTTCACGGTATTCGTTTTCCTCGGTGTCCGGATTTGGATCCCGGCGGCGCCAGAAATTTTCAATGAAATTCTCGCGCTCTTCGTCTGTCGTTAGTGCCTTAAATGCCTTTTTTTCCTGATCCGTAATGATGTACGCGACGTCGTTATCCAGCCACTTCTTATAGACCTTGTTCGCCTCGGCCGTCACGTTGCGAGAGTTGCTCATCGGATCATTTGGATCTTTCTTCGCGGGCGGCTGAGCAATAACTGCAGTTATCCCCAAACCAGCGGCCACGAATGCCATCAAAACTTTCCTAAATCCAAGTACTTTTGACATAGCGGTAAAACTCCGGAAGAAATCAACCGTTTGAACAAGTATGATTCCTAATAACCTTTTATCTAAAAGATTCTAGACACTTCTGTCTAACTATTCAAGATGCAAAAAGGAAGGTAAATGGTTGCATCCTAAGCCTTCTCAGCCTCAGCATCGGTTCGCCTTTTTCTATTGAAAAACCAAGCGATAAATACCGACACAACATATAGTCCCATCATCGGTGCTGCAAACAACATCATGTTGACAACGTCGGCCGTTGGAGAAACTACTGCTGCTACGATCAAAATGATAATGAGCGATATTTTCCAGCTGCGGATCAGCATTCCGGCGGAAACGATCCCGATCCGAGCCAAAACATACGTGATGGCCGGCATCTGAAAGATCAATCCCATCGCAAGCATAATGATCGTGATGAAATCCAGATACTCCGTCGCACGAAGCTGCAGCTGAAACTCGCCGTCGCCGTAATTGAGCAGAAAAGCGACCGCCGGAGGGAATAGTATATAGTAGGCAAATGCCGCTCCGATAACGAACGAAACTGTTGAGAGCCCAACAAATGGCGTCACATATCGCCGTTCATGCTTATAAAGTGCGGGTGAGATAAATCCCCAAACCTGCCAGAGCAAAAGCGGCAGAGCGAGGGCAATTGCAGCATAAAGCGAAACCGTGACGATCAGAGTGAACTGCTCGGTCGTTGTCGTTACCGTCATTCTCTCATCTTGATTTGGCAAGACTTTATCGAGGGGAACCGGGAGCCTGACCCCCTCGGGCACGATCGCATTGTTGGTAATGATCTTCTCGGTCGTAAAGAGGCCCAACTTACCATCCGTATCTGTCACGGCTTTTGCATTAACCGATGTTCCGGCTCTAAGCAGTGCCCCGCCAAGCGTTGTATCCTTGTCCAGCGTAAATCTGCCGCTGTCTCCCTCTTTCATCTCGCTGATAGCGAGTATTTTCTCGTCGCCGGTCAGTCCGCCGATCGGCCATTGCCGCCTTTCGGCCTTGGACAAAGCCTGCCGCACTGGGATCGACAGAAAGTTATAGATCGTTTGACCGAAATAAAAACAAACAAGAAAAGAGACGATCAGGATAAGTACGGCTTTAACAAGGCGCTTACGAAGCTCGTCGAGATGTTCGAGAAACGACATCTGAGCGCCCGGTTCCAATTCCTGACCTGATTCGATTTGATCCATTGATGTCTAGAGCCAGTTCTTCTTATCGCTCGCAGGTGAGTTTTCGATGAGTACTTCGGCAGGTTTTGGAGTTTCGCTGGATTCGATCATGTGTTTGAAAGCTTCCGGATCAGCCGCCCGGATCGCCGGGGCGTCAGGAATGACAGTGGTCGTTTCCGGTGTCGCTCCGGACTCATCCCGAGCTACGGCCTCCGCATCCAGGCTGCCAAGGCTGAAAGCTTTAGCCTCTTCCTCAAAGTTAACTTCTTTTTCCCACGTCTGCTTGAATTCGTTTGCAGTACCGCGAAACTCAGCCATGATCTTCCCTGCTTTCTTTGCAAGTTCTGGTAATTTTCTCGGGCCGAGGAAGATAAGCGCAACGATACCTACAAGTATCAATTCGGAGGTACCAATAGATTCGAAGATGAACAAAAACACTTAACTTACCTCGATGCAATAATTACTGCCCGCCGCGACGCTGCCGATGATGACCGCACCATCGACATCTTGCAAGAACTTCGCGGCGTTCGATTCCGACAGGCTGATGAGCAGGCCGC
Protein-coding sequences here:
- a CDS encoding GWxTD domain-containing protein yields the protein MSKVLGFRKVLMAFVAAGLGITAVIAQPPAKKDPNDPMSNSRNVTAEANKVYKKWLDNDVAYIITDQEKKAFKALTTDEERENFIENFWRRRDPNPDTEENEYREEYYERIAYANQHFASGIPGWKTDRGRVYIAHGKPDSVESHPSGGSYDRPSWEGGGSTSTYPFEIWFYRHLDGVGDGLEIEFVDPTGTGEYRMARDASEKDALKMVPGAGLTTSEQLGLSDKADRITGNNGYNQNYQREQDTMFRRLEIQANLQRPPTVKFSDLQGIAGGDSGVIDSNPLDFDLRVDFFRQSDDRVITAFTVQAGNKELTFDEVGGLKQATMNIFGRITAVSGKRSGIFEDSVSATATAEELNDARDRKSVYQKAIALTPGTYKVDVVVRDVKSGNKGIQNLGFVVPRYDEKKLSTSSLIMASKLRATTDRDIGSSFVIGNAKVIPNLSGVYKQGQEVGLYMQVYNAGIDQTTLRPAVDVTYILSKDGKELLKQPEDWGGLSDSGQRLTLARLLPTTLMPLGDYELKVLIKDRVGGQVIENKGKFTITN
- the tatC gene encoding twin-arginine translocase subunit TatC, producing MDQIESGQELEPGAQMSFLEHLDELRKRLVKAVLILIVSFLVCFYFGQTIYNFLSIPVRQALSKAERRQWPIGGLTGDEKILAISEMKEGDSGRFTLDKDTTLGGALLRAGTSVNAKAVTDTDGKLGLFTTEKIITNNAIVPEGVRLPVPLDKVLPNQDERMTVTTTTEQFTLIVTVSLYAAIALALPLLLWQVWGFISPALYKHERRYVTPFVGLSTVSFVIGAAFAYYILFPPAVAFLLNYGDGEFQLQLRATEYLDFITIIMLAMGLIFQMPAITYVLARIGIVSAGMLIRSWKISLIIILIVAAVVSPTADVVNMMLFAAPMMGLYVVSVFIAWFFNRKRRTDAEAEKA
- the tatB gene encoding twin-arginine translocase subunit TatB, encoding MGTSELILVGIVALIFLGPRKLPELAKKAGKIMAEFRGTANEFKQTWEKEVNFEEEAKAFSLGSLDAEAVARDESGATPETTTVIPDAPAIRAADPEAFKHMIESSETPKPAEVLIENSPASDKKNWL